A stretch of Desulfurivibrio alkaliphilus AHT 2 DNA encodes these proteins:
- a CDS encoding FtsB family cell division protein, translated as MVRAYQYKQKEKNPTRILALLLLAALALWLLASPYGLWQYGKVSRQLNELQQKNHSLEVQQRQLREEIDRLQHDPEYIEEVARREYGLLKENEILFDFSPRR; from the coding sequence ATGGTTAGAGCTTATCAATACAAGCAAAAAGAAAAAAATCCCACCAGGATTCTGGCCCTGCTGTTGCTGGCGGCCCTGGCCTTGTGGTTGCTGGCCAGCCCCTACGGCTTGTGGCAGTACGGTAAAGTTTCCCGGCAATTGAATGAATTGCAGCAGAAAAACCACAGCCTGGAGGTCCAACAACGCCAATTACGGGAAGAAATCGACCGCCTGCAGCATGACCCCGAATATATCGAAGAGGTGGCCCGGCGTGAGTATGGCCTGCTCAAGGAAAACGAAATTCTTTTTGATTTCTCTCCCCGCCGCTGA
- a CDS encoding P-II family nitrogen regulator has protein sequence MKNEKKLKMVITIVTTEKTEEVIQALRREGVDGWSITRGRGTSLQSYKELWGMRIEPEKELILTLVPEEMAQKVMNAAVAAGELEKPGNGLSLIIDVENATGKIFG, from the coding sequence ATGAAAAACGAGAAAAAACTGAAAATGGTAATTACCATCGTAACCACGGAAAAGACCGAAGAGGTGATCCAGGCCCTGCGCCGGGAAGGGGTGGACGGCTGGTCCATCACCCGGGGGCGGGGCACTTCACTGCAAAGTTATAAAGAGCTCTGGGGGATGCGGATCGAGCCGGAAAAGGAGCTTATTCTTACCCTGGTCCCCGAGGAAATGGCACAAAAGGTGATGAACGCGGCGGTGGCGGCCGGTGAACTGGAAAAGCCGGGCAATGGTTTAAGCCTGATCATCGACGTGGAAAACGCCACCGGCAAGATTTTCGGCTGA
- the tatC gene encoding twin-arginine translocase subunit TatC, translated as MVRRQGHPLARIIRDLRGPSFYLGLGLVAATAAFTVVSPRALILLQNHLSQELAYFTVTDPFLAHVRLGLALAMFTLVPFFVYWFWKAMAGPFGLTRATRAWFVLFCCLLFYGGTMFCFFVTLPLGVNFLLGYQSEQLQAVIAVGKFVTFVTVFVLAFGFIAMLPIFMIFGAKTGLCPRRKFESGRGYAVLIITIVAALITPTPDVVNLSFMAVPMYLLYESGIIIIKVMKID; from the coding sequence ATGGTCCGCCGGCAAGGTCATCCCCTGGCCCGGATCATCCGGGATCTGCGCGGACCCTCTTTTTACCTGGGGTTGGGCCTGGTGGCGGCCACCGCCGCCTTCACCGTGGTCTCGCCCCGGGCCCTGATCTTACTGCAGAATCATTTAAGCCAGGAACTGGCCTATTTCACCGTCACCGACCCCTTTCTGGCCCACGTGCGACTGGGGCTGGCCCTGGCCATGTTCACCCTGGTGCCCTTTTTCGTCTACTGGTTCTGGAAGGCCATGGCCGGACCCTTCGGCCTGACCCGCGCCACCCGGGCCTGGTTTGTCCTCTTCTGCTGCCTGCTCTTTTACGGCGGCACCATGTTCTGTTTTTTCGTCACCCTGCCCCTGGGGGTCAACTTTCTGCTGGGTTACCAGTCGGAACAGTTGCAGGCGGTGATCGCGGTGGGCAAGTTCGTTACCTTCGTCACCGTCTTCGTGCTGGCCTTCGGCTTTATCGCCATGCTGCCGATCTTCATGATCTTCGGGGCCAAAACCGGCCTTTGCCCGCGCCGCAAGTTTGAAAGCGGCCGGGGGTACGCGGTGCTGATCATCACCATCGTCGCCGCCCTGATCACCCCCACCCCGGACGTGGTCAACCTCTCCTTCATGGCGGTGCCCATGTATCTGCTGTACGAGTCGGGAATTATCATCATCAAAGTGATGAAGATAGATTGA
- a CDS encoding phosphoribosylformylglycinamidine synthase subunit PurQ — MSKQVKAIVITGYGTNCEVEMAHACRLGGADRVDIVHMSELLHGEYRLDDYHLLNLAGGFLDGDDLGAGQAGAHRWRYATVKPGGELLRDQLYRFIDDGKLIIGVCNGFQLMVKLGLLPGFERRYDHRLVSLTHNDSSRFEDRWVHLRVEPDNPCVFTRGLEKLYFPVRHGEGKFVCAGEGVCSLLQENKQVVLRYAEAESGEATMNYPANPNGSPGGIAGICDPSGRLFGLMPHPEAYLHRTNHPRWTREELPEEGQGVLLFKNGINFIRDHLL; from the coding sequence ATGAGTAAACAGGTTAAGGCCATTGTGATTACCGGCTACGGCACCAACTGCGAGGTGGAAATGGCCCATGCCTGCCGGCTGGGCGGCGCCGACCGGGTGGATATCGTCCACATGAGCGAACTGCTGCATGGCGAGTACCGCCTGGATGACTACCATTTGCTCAATCTGGCCGGGGGGTTTCTCGACGGCGACGACCTGGGCGCCGGCCAGGCCGGGGCCCACCGCTGGCGCTACGCCACCGTCAAGCCCGGTGGTGAGCTGCTCAGAGACCAGCTCTACCGCTTCATCGACGACGGCAAGCTGATCATCGGGGTCTGCAACGGCTTTCAGCTCATGGTCAAGCTGGGTCTGCTGCCCGGCTTTGAGCGGCGCTACGACCATCGCCTGGTCAGCCTCACCCACAACGACTCCAGCCGTTTTGAAGACCGCTGGGTCCACCTCAGGGTGGAACCGGACAACCCCTGCGTTTTCACCCGGGGGCTGGAAAAACTTTATTTTCCGGTCCGCCATGGCGAGGGCAAGTTCGTCTGCGCCGGGGAAGGGGTTTGCAGCCTGCTGCAGGAAAACAAACAGGTGGTGCTGCGTTACGCCGAGGCCGAAAGCGGCGAGGCCACCATGAACTATCCCGCCAACCCCAACGGTTCCCCCGGCGGCATTGCCGGCATCTGCGATCCCAGCGGCCGGCTGTTCGGCCTGATGCCGCACCCGGAGGCCTACCTTCACCGCACCAATCACCCCCGCTGGACCCGCGAAGAGTTGCCGGAAGAGGGTCAGGGGGTGCTGCTGTTTAAAAACGGAATCAATTTTATTCGCGACCACCTGCTCTAG
- a CDS encoding YkgJ family cysteine cluster protein, translated as MSVRPPDKVQPIQAVEEFSFNCGPEVPCFTECCRALDLVLTPYDALRLRHRLGLDSAAFLERYAVIEEHQDEAFSLVYLAMLEDERRRCPFVGPAGCTVYEDRPAACRAYPIGRGLRLTPCRSHLQELFVLVREDHCRGFEENRSITPEDWMADQGLEPYNRFSEAMLPLLRHPIILQGWQPTPEQQQEYLHTLYQLEYFRRRVAAGEISLPDEAEVKGQEAAELDDYQLLLAAIKWLPTTWPGHKSDGRLDK; from the coding sequence ATGAGTGTTAGACCTCCGGATAAAGTGCAGCCCATCCAGGCCGTGGAAGAGTTCTCCTTCAATTGCGGCCCCGAGGTGCCCTGTTTCACCGAATGCTGCCGGGCTTTAGATCTGGTGCTGACCCCGTACGACGCCCTGCGGCTGCGGCATCGCCTGGGGCTCGATTCCGCCGCTTTTCTGGAGCGCTACGCAGTGATCGAGGAGCACCAGGACGAGGCCTTCTCTTTGGTCTACCTGGCCATGCTGGAGGATGAACGTCGGCGCTGTCCCTTTGTCGGCCCTGCTGGTTGCACCGTATATGAAGACCGTCCCGCTGCCTGCCGGGCCTACCCCATTGGGCGCGGTTTGCGCCTGACCCCCTGCCGCAGTCACCTGCAGGAACTTTTTGTTTTGGTGCGGGAAGACCACTGCCGGGGCTTCGAGGAAAACCGCTCCATCACCCCGGAAGACTGGATGGCCGACCAAGGGCTGGAACCATACAACCGCTTCAGCGAGGCCATGCTGCCCCTGCTGCGGCATCCCATTATCCTCCAGGGCTGGCAACCCACCCCGGAACAGCAGCAGGAATATCTGCACACGCTGTACCAGTTGGAATATTTCCGCCGGCGGGTGGCCGCAGGTGAGATCAGTCTGCCCGATGAGGCCGAAGTAAAGGGGCAAGAGGCAGCCGAGTTGGACGACTACCAGTTATTGCTGGCCGCCATCAAGTGGCTGCCCACCACCTGGCCCGGGCACAAAAGCGACGGCCGGCTGGACAAGTAA
- the secD gene encoding protein translocase subunit SecD, with protein sequence MPSSLKWKIGLLFFMIVFAVVTVLPSLSVPVPGWWKKNLAPEGLRLGLDLQGGMHLVLKVDIDQAIANSLDLAAEELRATMRDERITLVRARHDDPHIAVFTLPNVEALNTVERAVANDFPNLKIRVESEEGTFPRVFLSLDDEQVEFIEQNAVRQSLEIIRNRIDQFGVAEPVIVRQGLDEIVVQLPGVRDPDRAIDLIGQTAQLEFKLVDDSGVVDLDRLINQAIEAGQWERGGDRQQLNQALRGQLPEEREIYFHRRVDRETGQERQEPILLHVTSLMTGEMVRDARVRVGGTFNEPYVSLDLTARGGRLFGQITERNVGRQLAIVLDDVVRSAPVIRERILGGSAQISGGFTHGEASDLAIVLRVGALPAPVDIIQNLTVGASLGQDSIQRGIIAGLFGALLVATFMVIYYRLSGVIANAALLLNVLFIFTGLAMMQATLTLPGIAGIILAIGMAVDANVLIFERMREEFALGKTVKSGVEGGYSKAFSTIIDSQVTTLITALALFLFGTGPIQGFAVTLSLGVTFNLITTLFGTKIVYDFLHSKRKLKEIRFLTLLTNPGLDFMRLRRYAFGISGIMLLVGAVAMVEVYRGTANLGVDFSGGTMAQYQAQQPFDLAEVRQALSDAGLEGAQPQHVEGENRLIVRIKEDREVVGQITNTITAALDQYLGDKGFWLESQSEIGSAISETLRNKALQAILIALLGVLIYLALRFQMRFGLAAAGATFHDVIVVLGICWLFNIEITLLIVTALLTIAGYSLNDSVVVFDRIRENIKKRPGDDLKVLINRSVNEIISRTVITSLTTALVLVSLLIYGGVVLHDFSLVLLIGILVGTFSSIFVASPLLMMLPGSQHEMAKSDEEKVVIEQV encoded by the coding sequence ATGCCCAGCTCGTTGAAATGGAAAATCGGCCTGCTCTTTTTTATGATCGTCTTTGCCGTGGTCACCGTTCTGCCCTCACTGTCGGTGCCGGTGCCCGGCTGGTGGAAGAAGAACCTGGCCCCGGAAGGGCTGCGCCTGGGGCTGGACCTGCAAGGGGGCATGCACCTGGTGCTCAAGGTGGATATCGACCAGGCCATCGCCAACTCTTTGGATCTGGCCGCCGAAGAGTTGCGGGCCACCATGCGCGATGAGCGCATCACCCTGGTCCGGGCCCGCCACGACGACCCCCACATCGCCGTTTTCACCCTGCCCAACGTCGAGGCCCTCAACACCGTGGAACGCGCGGTGGCCAACGACTTTCCCAACCTCAAGATCCGGGTGGAAAGCGAGGAAGGGACCTTTCCCCGGGTTTTTCTTTCCCTGGATGATGAACAAGTCGAGTTCATCGAACAAAACGCGGTACGCCAGTCGCTGGAGATTATCCGTAACCGGATCGACCAGTTCGGGGTGGCCGAGCCGGTAATCGTGCGCCAGGGGCTTGATGAAATCGTGGTCCAGTTGCCCGGGGTGCGCGACCCGGATCGGGCCATCGACCTCATCGGCCAGACCGCTCAGTTGGAGTTCAAGCTGGTGGATGACTCCGGCGTTGTCGATCTCGACCGCTTGATCAACCAGGCCATCGAGGCCGGGCAATGGGAACGGGGCGGCGACCGGCAACAGCTCAACCAGGCCCTGCGCGGCCAGTTGCCGGAAGAGAGGGAGATTTACTTCCACCGCCGAGTGGACCGGGAAACCGGCCAGGAGCGGCAGGAACCCATCCTGCTTCACGTCACCTCTTTAATGACCGGCGAGATGGTCCGCGACGCCCGGGTGCGGGTGGGTGGCACCTTCAACGAACCTTATGTCAGCCTGGACCTTACCGCCCGGGGCGGCCGGTTGTTCGGCCAAATCACCGAGCGTAACGTGGGCCGGCAGTTGGCCATTGTCCTTGATGACGTGGTGCGTTCGGCCCCGGTGATCCGGGAGCGGATTCTGGGCGGCAGCGCCCAGATCAGCGGCGGCTTCACCCACGGCGAGGCCTCGGACCTGGCCATCGTGCTGCGGGTGGGCGCCCTGCCCGCCCCGGTGGATATTATTCAGAACCTCACGGTGGGCGCCTCTTTAGGGCAGGATTCCATCCAGCGCGGGATAATCGCCGGCCTGTTCGGCGCCCTGCTGGTGGCCACCTTCATGGTGATCTATTACCGGCTCTCCGGGGTGATCGCCAACGCCGCCCTGCTGTTGAACGTGCTTTTTATCTTTACCGGTCTGGCCATGATGCAGGCCACCCTGACCCTGCCCGGTATTGCCGGGATCATCCTGGCCATCGGTATGGCGGTGGATGCCAACGTGCTGATCTTTGAACGAATGCGGGAGGAGTTTGCCCTGGGCAAAACCGTCAAGTCCGGGGTGGAAGGCGGTTATTCCAAGGCCTTCTCCACCATCATCGACTCCCAGGTGACCACCCTGATCACCGCCCTGGCCCTGTTTCTGTTCGGCACCGGGCCCATCCAGGGTTTTGCCGTTACCCTTTCCCTGGGGGTTACCTTCAACCTGATCACCACCCTGTTCGGCACCAAGATCGTTTACGATTTCCTCCACAGCAAGCGTAAGCTCAAGGAGATCCGCTTTCTCACCCTGCTGACCAACCCCGGCCTGGACTTCATGCGGCTGCGCCGTTATGCCTTCGGGATTTCCGGCATTATGCTGCTGGTCGGGGCGGTGGCCATGGTTGAGGTTTACCGGGGCACCGCCAACCTGGGGGTGGATTTTTCCGGCGGCACCATGGCCCAGTACCAGGCCCAGCAGCCCTTCGACCTGGCCGAAGTGCGCCAGGCGCTGAGCGACGCCGGCCTGGAAGGCGCCCAGCCCCAGCACGTGGAAGGGGAAAACCGGCTGATCGTCCGCATAAAGGAAGATCGCGAGGTGGTGGGGCAAATCACCAACACCATCACCGCCGCCCTTGACCAGTACCTGGGCGACAAGGGCTTCTGGCTGGAAAGCCAGTCGGAAATTGGCTCGGCCATCAGCGAGACCTTGCGTAACAAGGCATTGCAGGCCATTCTCATCGCCCTGCTGGGGGTGTTGATCTACCTGGCGCTGAGGTTCCAGATGCGCTTCGGGCTGGCCGCAGCCGGCGCCACTTTCCACGATGTGATCGTGGTGCTGGGCATCTGCTGGCTGTTCAACATTGAAATTACCCTGCTGATCGTCACCGCTCTTTTGACCATCGCCGGTTATTCGTTGAACGACTCGGTGGTGGTGTTCGACCGGATTCGGGAGAATATCAAAAAGCGGCCGGGCGATGACCTCAAGGTGCTGATCAACCGCAGTGTCAACGAGATCATCAGCCGAACCGTGATCACCTCGCTGACCACCGCCCTGGTGCTGGTTTCCCTGCTGATCTATGGCGGCGTGGTGCTGCACGACTTCTCCCTGGTGCTGCTGATCGGCATCCTGGTCGGCACCTTCTCCTCGATCTTTGTCGCCAGCCCGCTGCTGATGATGTTGCCGGGCAGTCAGCATGAGATGGCCAAAAGTGACGAAGAGAAAGTGGTTATCGAGCAGGTTTAG
- a CDS encoding PAS domain S-box protein, whose product MSLRRQSEPGWEHVFFPGGPVVLFVWRPEPGWPVHYVSPNVEQILGYSPSEILAPGFRFSDLVHPDDMGAINDEVATFLARGETTYEQHYRLRTRSGDYRWFHDYTVPEYDDQGKPRLISGYILDRTEEHRAREQLKERESRFRTLFELYPDATVLIDPESGLPVQFNRLAHEQLGYTAEEFARLRIPDYEALETPAETGAHIQAIFERGHDDFETRHRRKDGSLIDVRVSVVLLNLEGQTLFLAVFRDITEEKAASRELERSRERLALATESAELGIWDYDMASGHLEWDDGMFRLYGIAPADFGHSFEDWAAALTPESREAAVAAFQAAVSSDRPFDIRMVILRAADGAIRTLHGQAQIIRDGSGTPVRVVGVNRDVTEEEENRRHLAAFFAQSLSGFFFMMLDEPVDWQGADEEEKEALLDYVMDHQRITMVNQAMLDQYGATERDLIGMTAREMFAHDLEHGRFIWKGLFDQGRWHVETREQRLDGTPIIIDGDYICLYDEQGRVTGHFGVQHDVTERKQQQEALEQARREAERASRAKSEFLANMSHEIRTPMNAVIGLSQLLAQTELNEEQRDQVRKIHQSSRMLLGIINDILDFSKIESGRLELECRDFRLNEVVEQVATLFGDKVHAGGLELLYDIPPHLPRTLVGDSLRLSQILVNLLSNATKFTERGGTVELGIRVVAPVANDQATLRFHVRDTGIGMSKEQLARLFRPFSQADTSTTRRYGGTGLGLVISRRLVEKMGGELEVESAPGKGSTFSFTLTLPLGRDRRGAIDCPETKGRRVLIVDDQESARQIMRQLLHHCRYITEEAASGEDAIELVLAAEKRGESFDFILLDWMMPGGMNGSQTCRELERLRRQGKLQQTRPPILMVSAYAREEIDLPKGLIADYLAKPLTASSLYDALVQAEGGAGLVRPSPSLQVPDLQGRRLLLVEDNEINQEVATQLLKKTGARVRTAENGAEALKEVRAEAPELILMDLQMPVMDGFEATRTLRAEGYDGPIIALSAAVMDDDRRRAREAGVDDHLGKPIESADLYAALVAHLDAKGSVAVASAVDRVPAGQTPAATLPAELPGFDLARGRHQLGGEDASYARLLRRFRDQVANDFVPLVGHLRAGRDEEACRIAHTLKGVAGSLAAVTIQQLAERIDHTLKSGRPVTTDTIDALEQAFREADQALEAVTPAGEADREGSAEAVATLRRRLEASELIEEAILRGAFGYLRGRGLDCDALEAQVEQMEFDKALHILDKLLPEDNKGAR is encoded by the coding sequence ATGAGCTTACGGCGGCAATCAGAGCCCGGCTGGGAGCATGTTTTCTTTCCCGGCGGCCCGGTGGTGCTCTTTGTCTGGCGCCCGGAGCCGGGGTGGCCGGTGCACTACGTCTCGCCCAACGTCGAGCAGATTTTGGGCTACAGTCCCAGTGAGATCCTGGCGCCCGGCTTCCGCTTCTCCGATCTCGTCCACCCCGACGACATGGGGGCGATCAACGACGAGGTTGCCACCTTTCTCGCCCGGGGCGAAACCACCTACGAGCAGCACTACCGTCTGCGCACCCGTTCCGGCGACTACCGCTGGTTCCATGACTACACTGTCCCAGAGTATGACGACCAAGGAAAACCCCGCCTAATCAGCGGCTACATCCTCGATCGCACCGAAGAGCACCGGGCCAGGGAGCAGCTCAAGGAGCGGGAGAGCCGCTTCCGCACCCTGTTCGAACTTTACCCGGACGCCACCGTGCTTATCGATCCCGAAAGCGGTCTGCCGGTGCAGTTCAATCGTCTGGCCCACGAGCAACTGGGCTATACCGCCGAGGAGTTCGCCCGGCTGCGCATCCCCGATTACGAGGCCCTGGAGACCCCGGCAGAGACCGGCGCCCATATCCAGGCCATCTTTGAGCGCGGCCATGACGACTTTGAGACCCGGCACCGGCGCAAGGATGGTAGCCTCATCGACGTGCGGGTCTCGGTGGTTCTGCTGAACCTGGAGGGGCAGACCCTCTTCCTGGCCGTGTTCCGGGATATCACCGAAGAGAAGGCCGCCAGCCGGGAGTTGGAGCGCAGTCGCGAACGTTTGGCTCTGGCCACCGAGTCGGCCGAACTCGGTATCTGGGATTACGACATGGCCAGCGGCCACCTCGAATGGGACGACGGCATGTTCCGCCTCTACGGCATCGCCCCCGCCGACTTCGGGCACTCCTTCGAAGACTGGGCCGCAGCGCTGACTCCGGAATCCCGCGAGGCGGCCGTGGCCGCCTTTCAGGCCGCCGTTAGCTCCGACCGGCCCTTCGACATCCGGATGGTGATCCTCCGTGCCGCCGACGGGGCAATTCGTACCCTGCACGGTCAGGCCCAGATCATCCGCGACGGTAGCGGCACCCCGGTGCGCGTGGTGGGGGTCAACCGCGACGTCACCGAGGAAGAAGAGAATCGCCGGCATCTCGCCGCCTTCTTTGCCCAGTCGCTCAGCGGTTTCTTCTTTATGATGCTCGATGAACCGGTGGACTGGCAGGGTGCCGACGAAGAGGAGAAAGAGGCACTGCTTGACTACGTCATGGACCATCAACGGATAACCATGGTCAATCAGGCCATGCTCGATCAATACGGCGCCACGGAGCGGGATTTGATCGGTATGACGGCCCGGGAAATGTTTGCTCATGACCTTGAACATGGCCGTTTTATCTGGAAAGGTCTTTTCGACCAGGGGCGCTGGCACGTGGAAACGCGCGAGCAGCGGTTGGACGGCACCCCGATCATCATCGACGGCGATTATATCTGCCTCTACGATGAACAGGGTCGCGTAACCGGCCATTTCGGGGTCCAGCACGACGTCACCGAGCGCAAGCAGCAACAGGAGGCCCTGGAGCAGGCCCGCCGGGAAGCCGAACGCGCCAGCCGCGCCAAGAGTGAGTTTCTGGCCAATATGAGCCATGAGATCCGCACGCCGATGAACGCGGTTATCGGGCTCAGCCAACTGCTGGCCCAGACCGAGCTCAACGAGGAACAGCGCGACCAGGTGCGCAAGATCCACCAGTCTTCGCGAATGCTGCTCGGCATAATCAACGACATCCTGGACTTCTCCAAGATCGAGTCGGGGCGGTTGGAGCTGGAATGCCGCGACTTCAGGCTCAACGAGGTGGTCGAACAGGTGGCGACCTTGTTCGGCGATAAAGTCCATGCCGGGGGGTTGGAGCTGCTTTACGATATCCCGCCCCACCTGCCGCGAACTCTGGTTGGTGACTCCTTGCGGCTCTCCCAGATTCTCGTCAACCTGCTCAGCAACGCCACCAAGTTCACCGAGCGCGGCGGTACCGTAGAACTCGGTATCCGGGTGGTCGCACCCGTGGCCAATGACCAGGCTACCCTGCGTTTCCACGTCCGCGATACCGGCATCGGCATGAGCAAGGAGCAACTCGCCCGGCTGTTCCGACCCTTCAGCCAGGCCGATACCTCCACCACCCGGCGGTACGGCGGCACCGGCCTTGGGCTGGTGATCAGCCGGCGGTTGGTGGAAAAGATGGGTGGTGAGCTGGAGGTGGAATCGGCGCCCGGCAAGGGCAGCACCTTCAGCTTCACCCTGACCCTGCCGCTTGGCCGGGATCGCCGGGGGGCAATCGATTGCCCCGAGACCAAAGGGCGCCGGGTGTTGATTGTCGACGACCAGGAGAGCGCCCGCCAGATCATGCGCCAACTGCTCCATCACTGCCGCTACATCACCGAGGAGGCGGCCAGCGGCGAGGATGCCATCGAACTAGTGCTGGCGGCCGAAAAGCGCGGCGAGTCGTTCGATTTCATTCTGCTGGACTGGATGATGCCCGGCGGCATGAACGGCAGCCAGACCTGCCGGGAGCTTGAACGCCTGCGCCGGCAAGGCAAACTGCAGCAGACCCGGCCGCCGATCCTGATGGTCAGCGCCTACGCACGGGAAGAGATCGACCTGCCCAAAGGCCTGATTGCCGACTACCTGGCCAAGCCGCTGACGGCCTCCTCGCTCTACGATGCGCTGGTCCAAGCCGAGGGCGGAGCGGGCCTGGTCCGGCCCTCCCCGTCGCTCCAGGTACCGGACCTGCAGGGTCGCCGGCTTCTGCTGGTGGAGGACAACGAGATCAACCAAGAGGTGGCCACCCAACTGCTGAAAAAAACCGGGGCCCGTGTAAGGACGGCGGAAAACGGCGCCGAGGCGCTCAAAGAGGTGCGGGCCGAGGCCCCGGAGCTGATCCTGATGGATCTGCAAATGCCGGTGATGGACGGCTTCGAGGCCACCCGGACCCTGCGGGCCGAAGGCTACGACGGACCCATCATCGCCCTGTCGGCGGCGGTGATGGATGATGACCGCCGCCGCGCTCGTGAGGCCGGGGTTGACGACCATCTGGGCAAGCCCATTGAGAGCGCCGACCTCTACGCCGCGCTGGTGGCCCACCTTGATGCCAAAGGATCAGTGGCGGTCGCCTCGGCGGTTGACCGGGTGCCGGCCGGCCAGACCCCTGCAGCCACCTTGCCGGCCGAACTTCCCGGCTTCGACCTCGCCCGTGGCCGCCACCAGCTCGGTGGCGAAGATGCCTCTTACGCCCGTCTGCTGCGACGCTTCCGGGACCAGGTGGCGAACGACTTCGTTCCGCTGGTCGGCCACCTCCGCGCCGGGCGCGATGAGGAGGCGTGCCGGATTGCCCATACCCTCAAAGGGGTGGCCGGCTCCCTGGCGGCTGTGACTATTCAGCAATTGGCTGAACGGATCGACCATACCTTGAAAAGCGGCCGGCCGGTAACCACTGATACCATTGACGCCCTGGAGCAGGCCTTCCGGGAAGCGGACCAGGCCCTGGAGGCCGTCACTCCCGCCGGAGAGGCCGACCGAGAGGGTTCGGCAGAGGCCGTGGCTACCCTGCGCCGGCGGCTTGAGGCCAGCGAATTGATCGAAGAGGCCATCCTGCGCGGCGCCTTTGGCTACCTGCGCGGCCGGGGGCTGGACTGCGACGCGCTGGAGGCACAAGTGGAACAAATGGAATTTGACAAGGCCCTGCATATCCTCGACAAGCTGTTGCCAGAAGATAACAAAGGTGCGAGATGA
- a CDS encoding diguanylate cyclase gives MNNDEPKTTILVVDDQPANIQALGALLKDEYRVRVATSGEKALAMLQDGNQELPDLILLDIKMPGIDGYEVCRRLKENPATSGIAIIFVTALDAASEEEHGLNLGAVDYITKPFNPAIVRARVHTHMNLKRKTDLLEKFALLDGLTGIPNRRHFDELFDKEMRRCLRNGLPLSVIMTDIDHFKGFNDNYGHGAGDKCLQKVAGALSGSLVRPGDSICRYGGEEFVALLPGTDAAGAREVAERLRVAVEALAITHEHSSAAPVVTVSLGAATLDPRRDSETDRQPLLSRADQALYAAKEAGRNRVA, from the coding sequence ATGAATAACGACGAGCCGAAAACGACCATCCTTGTGGTCGATGACCAACCGGCCAATATCCAGGCCCTGGGCGCTTTGCTCAAGGACGAGTATCGCGTCCGGGTGGCCACCAGCGGCGAGAAGGCGCTGGCCATGCTCCAGGACGGCAACCAGGAGTTGCCCGACCTGATCCTGCTCGATATCAAGATGCCGGGTATCGACGGCTACGAGGTCTGCCGCCGCCTAAAGGAAAACCCTGCCACCAGCGGTATTGCCATTATCTTCGTCACCGCCCTGGATGCCGCCAGCGAAGAGGAGCACGGCCTGAACCTGGGCGCGGTGGATTATATCACCAAACCTTTCAATCCGGCCATCGTCCGCGCCCGTGTCCACACCCACATGAACCTGAAGCGCAAGACTGATCTACTCGAAAAGTTCGCCCTGCTCGACGGCCTCACCGGCATTCCCAACCGCCGCCACTTCGACGAGCTGTTCGACAAGGAAATGCGGCGCTGTCTGCGCAACGGACTGCCGCTTTCGGTGATCATGACAGACATCGATCATTTCAAAGGGTTCAATGATAACTACGGCCATGGGGCCGGCGATAAGTGCCTGCAAAAGGTGGCCGGGGCGCTGTCCGGCTCCTTGGTGCGGCCCGGCGATAGCATTTGTCGCTACGGTGGTGAGGAGTTTGTCGCGCTGCTGCCCGGTACCGATGCCGCGGGCGCCCGCGAGGTAGCCGAGCGCCTGCGTGTTGCGGTCGAAGCCCTGGCCATCACCCATGAACATTCCAGTGCGGCGCCGGTGGTCACCGTGAGCCTGGGCGCCGCCACCCTAGATCCGCGCCGGGATTCGGAAACCGACAGGCAACCTCTGCTCAGCCGCGCCGACCAGGCTCTTTACGCGGCGAAAGAGGCCGGTCGCAACCGGGTAGCCTGA
- the rsfS gene encoding ribosome silencing factor, whose protein sequence is MRIKTVSSALQDRSGLELARIAAAAALNMKAENLVILDVRGLSSVTDYFVLMNGRSTRHVQSLARAVEEALASKRLKSGDTEGLAEGHWVLLDFNDLVVHIFYRDLREFYDLDGLWHDAVRVEPEEGAAPAKQAPAKEKS, encoded by the coding sequence ATGCGGATAAAAACAGTAAGCAGTGCTTTGCAGGACCGTTCGGGCCTGGAGCTGGCCCGGATTGCCGCTGCCGCGGCGTTGAATATGAAGGCGGAAAACCTGGTGATCCTGGATGTTCGGGGTTTGTCTTCGGTGACCGATTATTTCGTGCTGATGAACGGCCGCTCCACCCGGCATGTGCAGAGCCTGGCCCGGGCGGTGGAAGAGGCCCTGGCCAGCAAGCGCCTGAAAAGCGGCGATACCGAAGGGCTGGCCGAAGGGCACTGGGTGTTGCTGGATTTCAACGACCTGGTGGTGCATATCTTTTACCGCGATCTGCGGGAATTCTACGATCTTGACGGCCTGTGGCATGATGCCGTGCGGGTGGAACCGGAAGAAGGCGCCGCCCCGGCCAAGCAGGCTCCGGCCAAGGAAAAATCATGA